From Candidatus Nomurabacteria bacterium, one genomic window encodes:
- a CDS encoding DUF2914 domain-containing protein, whose translation MTVGSTFKLLHRHWLTVAFVLGFITDTILLNQIDNLVDNLILLFYALLSTTALLLLYVGVAERGPGFLTRFFKRFAPVGMQYAFGGLLSGMLIFYGRSGDWVASAPFLLIILAVIFGNEFVSKRSDRLVYHIALYFIGVFSYIVLVVPVITGKMGDGIFILSGLIALMIVTFVVQVLFRIVPNFMAVNTQRVIFTVASIYIGFNALYFTSLIPPIPLSLTQLEMVQSVETYTAPTGNKIYRIETEEQPWYRRLPLTRPILHPTGSSIACYARVYAPTKLETDIYHRWEYKDVNGDWQEHFRYGYTIAGTNEGGYRGYTRNTSFFSGLWRCSVETKRGQVLGREVVRIDTTGEPKDIKVTVE comes from the coding sequence ATGACCGTTGGTTCTACATTTAAATTACTGCACCGACACTGGCTTACGGTGGCGTTCGTGCTCGGGTTTATTACCGATACGATCTTGCTCAATCAGATCGACAATCTTGTTGATAATCTCATCCTGTTGTTTTACGCGTTATTGTCCACCACTGCTTTGCTACTGCTGTATGTGGGGGTGGCAGAGCGTGGTCCAGGGTTCCTCACGCGCTTCTTCAAACGTTTTGCGCCAGTCGGGATGCAGTACGCATTTGGTGGGTTGCTCTCTGGAATGCTCATTTTCTACGGCCGGAGTGGAGATTGGGTGGCGAGTGCGCCGTTTTTGCTCATCATCCTCGCGGTGATCTTTGGTAACGAATTCGTGAGTAAACGGTCTGATCGACTCGTGTATCATATTGCGCTTTACTTCATCGGAGTCTTTTCATACATCGTATTGGTTGTGCCCGTCATTACTGGGAAGATGGGTGACGGCATTTTCATTCTGAGTGGACTCATTGCACTCATGATCGTGACCTTTGTGGTGCAAGTGCTATTTCGGATCGTGCCAAACTTCATGGCGGTCAATACGCAGCGGGTGATCTTCACTGTGGCCTCGATCTACATCGGATTCAATGCGCTGTATTTCACAAGTTTGATCCCACCGATCCCGCTTTCACTCACCCAACTTGAGATGGTGCAATCAGTCGAGACCTACACTGCGCCAACTGGAAATAAGATCTATCGGATCGAGACTGAAGAACAGCCGTGGTATCGCAGGTTGCCGCTGACGAGACCGATCCTGCATCCGACTGGTAGTTCGATCGCGTGTTATGCGCGTGTGTATGCGCCGACAAAACTTGAGACTGATATCTATCACCGTTGGGAATATAAAGATGTTAATGGTGATTGGCAGGAACATTTTCGATATGGGTATACGATCGCAGGTACTAATGAAGGTGGCTATAGAGGCTACACTCGTAACACCAGTTTTTTCTCTGGTCTGTGGCGCTGTAGCGTGGAGACCAAGCGCGGCCAGGTGCTCGGCCGAGAGGTGGTACGGATCGATACAACGGGAGAACCAAAGGATATCAAGGTGACGGTTGAGTAG
- a CDS encoding serine hydroxymethyltransferase: MNEYQHIKAQDTEVYEALIGEEERERTGIELIPSENYVSLAVREAEGSVLTNKYAEGYPGKRYYGGQQYTDVVETLAIERAKQLFNCEYVNVQPLGGAAANVAMYFALMEPGDTVLGMDLSHGGHLTHGHPTTSINKVFNFVRYKMKDVDTGEIDYDHLRAMALEHKPKIILAGFSAYSRELDYAKFVEIAKEVGAYTVADVAHIAGLIAAGVLKNPFDYGFDVMTTTTHKTLRGPRGGMIMVRESAELAKRINKTVFPGIQGGPHMHIIAAKAVAFGEALKPSFKEYAVQVLKNAKAMEEVFKAHDIRLLAGGTDNHLLLADVYGSLSITGQEAESVLDEVGITLNKNMIADETRSALDPSGIRFGTPAMTTRGMQEGEARQLAELMIRTLKAKDDTAEKEQIKAEVQKLCEAFPVPAAF, encoded by the coding sequence ATGAACGAATATCAACACATAAAAGCGCAGGATACAGAAGTCTACGAAGCACTCATCGGAGAAGAAGAGCGGGAGCGAACGGGGATCGAATTGATCCCGAGTGAGAACTACGTCAGTCTTGCGGTACGTGAGGCAGAGGGTTCAGTGCTTACCAATAAGTACGCCGAAGGTTATCCCGGCAAACGCTACTATGGCGGCCAGCAGTACACTGATGTGGTAGAAACCTTGGCGATCGAGCGCGCCAAGCAGCTTTTTAATTGTGAATATGTAAACGTGCAGCCGCTTGGCGGTGCAGCTGCGAATGTCGCGATGTATTTCGCCTTGATGGAGCCGGGTGATACGGTACTTGGCATGGACCTCTCACACGGTGGGCACCTCACCCACGGTCACCCGACCACGAGCATCAATAAAGTCTTCAACTTTGTCCGTTACAAAATGAAAGATGTTGATACGGGAGAGATCGACTATGACCACTTGCGAGCGATGGCACTTGAGCATAAGCCAAAGATCATCCTCGCTGGCTTCTCAGCGTACAGTCGTGAACTCGACTATGCAAAGTTTGTGGAAATCGCGAAGGAAGTCGGTGCCTATACCGTAGCTGATGTGGCCCACATTGCGGGTCTTATTGCAGCTGGGGTACTGAAGAATCCGTTTGACTACGGTTTTGATGTAATGACTACCACGACCCACAAGACGCTCCGTGGTCCACGTGGCGGTATGATCATGGTGCGTGAGAGTGCTGAGCTTGCAAAGCGTATCAATAAGACGGTTTTCCCAGGAATTCAAGGGGGGCCACACATGCACATCATTGCTGCCAAGGCGGTGGCGTTTGGCGAAGCACTCAAGCCAAGCTTCAAGGAGTACGCGGTGCAGGTCTTAAAGAATGCCAAGGCGATGGAGGAAGTATTCAAAGCACACGATATCAGACTGCTTGCCGGCGGAACAGATAATCATCTCTTGTTGGCAGATGTCTATGGATCGCTTAGTATCACTGGACAGGAAGCAGAATCAGTACTCGATGAAGTAGGTATTACACTGAATAAAAATATGATCGCGGACGAAACACGCTCTGCGCTCGATCCATCAGGTATTCGTTTTGGTACCCCAGCAATGACCACTCGTGGTATGCAAGAAGGGGAGGCGAGGCAATTGGCAGAGCTCATGATCCGCACGCTTAAGGCAAAGGACGATACGGCAGAAAAAGAGCAGATCAAAGCCGAGGTGCAAAAGCTCTGTGAAGCATTTCCAGTACCGGCGGCATTCTAG
- a CDS encoding dUTP diphosphatase translates to MEILIKRLTEQAKLPAYARSASPGIDLFSQFEVPVEPGAKVAVSTGVAVAIPVGYIGWIKDPKSMAIGHTVTVTAALVDSSYRDEIVLEVTNHSPETKVFAPGDVVARLLIQKVERANIIEAEDLSHA, encoded by the coding sequence ATGGAAATTCTCATCAAGCGTCTCACTGAACAAGCAAAGTTGCCAGCGTATGCGCGCAGTGCTAGTCCAGGAATTGATCTGTTTTCACAGTTTGAAGTGCCGGTAGAACCGGGAGCAAAGGTAGCGGTCTCGACTGGGGTAGCGGTGGCAATTCCGGTGGGGTACATTGGTTGGATCAAGGATCCAAAGAGTATGGCGATCGGTCACACGGTCACGGTCACGGCTGCGTTGGTAGATTCGAGTTATCGAGATGAGATCGTGCTTGAGGTGACCAATCATAGTCCCGAGACTAAGGTGTTTGCGCCTGGTGATGTGGTCGCACGATTGCTGATACAGAAAGTAGAACGAGCCAACATCATTGAAGCTGAAGACCTGAGTCATGCATAA
- a CDS encoding thymidylate kinase, which produces MSGKLIVIEGADGAGKATQTKMLVERLRNEGMQIETLEFPRYDDSFFGGYIREWLDETHGNFVDLDPRLSAILFAGDRFEARELLMSWLEEGKHVILDRYVTANMLHQGAKISDVDKRGAFLLWLQRLEYDVFKIPRPDMVAYLNMPAEMRHALLTTDERKPQLGHTETDAVYQAAIQNCAENIADLEKWRIVNCMMDDKLRSKDNINTELYGLVRPLLD; this is translated from the coding sequence ATGTCAGGTAAATTGATCGTGATCGAAGGGGCTGACGGTGCTGGAAAGGCAACGCAGACCAAAATGCTCGTGGAGCGACTCCGGAACGAGGGGATGCAGATCGAGACGTTGGAGTTTCCTCGCTATGATGACTCCTTCTTCGGTGGGTACATTCGTGAGTGGCTCGACGAGACACACGGTAATTTTGTCGATCTCGATCCGCGTTTGTCCGCGATCCTCTTTGCTGGCGATCGTTTTGAAGCACGTGAGCTATTGATGTCTTGGTTAGAAGAAGGGAAGCATGTCATTCTTGATCGCTACGTGACCGCTAACATGCTGCATCAAGGGGCGAAAATATCTGATGTTGATAAGCGTGGCGCATTTCTGCTGTGGCTGCAGCGACTTGAGTACGATGTGTTCAAGATCCCGCGTCCCGATATGGTCGCATATCTCAACATGCCAGCAGAAATGCGCCACGCGCTGCTCACGACCGACGAACGGAAGCCACAGCTTGGGCACACGGAGACCGATGCGGTGTATCAGGCAGCCATCCAGAACTGTGCAGAAAATATTGCTGACTTAGAGAAGTGGCGCATCGTCAATTGTATGATGGATGATAAATTGCGGAGCAAAGATAATATCAATACCGAATTGTACGGACTGGTTCGACCGTTACTCGATTAA
- a CDS encoding thymidylate synthase, translating to MEKKHPEYQYLDLMQELIDTGSRQEDADTGDVTYSLFGKQMRYDLSQGLPLLTTKKVYWRGVLHELYWFLSGQTNIKYLVDNKVHIWDDYPLRIYNDKREKKGWPELTKEEFIEKIETDDDFAEQHGNLPRIYGEMWRNWPRKDGGGVDQLQWVVDEIKADPSCHNAIVNSWNPEYLYGMAKPGEACRFPICHNMYQVNINHGKLCLQLYQRSADIFLGVPFNIASYALLTEILAKITGYEAGEFVHTFGDVHIYENHIEQAKEQISREPLPFPTVTIDDSVTSLDTFAPEHVTLNNYESHPPIKAEMAVVGGFNKKIHEKTEEAAE from the coding sequence ATGGAGAAAAAACACCCAGAGTACCAATACTTAGATCTGATGCAGGAACTCATCGACACTGGTAGTCGACAGGAAGATGCAGATACTGGTGATGTAACCTACAGCCTGTTTGGCAAGCAGATGCGGTATGATCTCAGTCAAGGACTACCGCTCCTCACTACCAAGAAGGTGTACTGGCGTGGAGTACTGCATGAGTTGTATTGGTTCCTGTCTGGACAGACCAACATTAAGTACTTGGTAGATAACAAAGTGCATATTTGGGACGATTATCCGCTTCGTATCTATAATGACAAGCGCGAAAAGAAGGGTTGGCCTGAACTTACCAAAGAAGAGTTCATCGAGAAGATCGAAACCGATGACGACTTTGCGGAGCAACACGGAAACTTGCCGCGTATCTACGGTGAGATGTGGCGTAACTGGCCACGCAAGGATGGTGGTGGGGTTGATCAGCTACAGTGGGTGGTAGACGAGATCAAAGCTGATCCGAGTTGCCACAACGCGATTGTGAATAGTTGGAACCCTGAATACTTGTATGGTATGGCGAAGCCTGGTGAGGCGTGTCGTTTTCCGATCTGTCACAACATGTACCAAGTGAATATCAATCACGGGAAACTCTGCTTGCAGCTGTACCAGCGTTCAGCAGATATCTTCCTTGGGGTACCGTTCAATATCGCAAGCTACGCGCTACTCACCGAGATCTTGGCGAAGATCACGGGCTACGAAGCCGGGGAGTTTGTGCATACCTTTGGTGATGTGCATATCTATGAAAATCACATTGAGCAAGCAAAGGAACAGATCTCTCGTGAGCCACTGCCATTCCCAACGGTCACGATTGATGATTCAGTTACGTCGCTGGATACGTTTGCTCCAGAGCATGTAACGCTCAATAACTACGAATCACATCCGCCGATCAAGGCAGAGATGGCAGTTGTCGGTGGTTTCAATAAAAAAATTCACGAAAAGACTGAAGAGGCAGCAGAGTAG
- the dcd gene encoding dCTP deaminase, giving the protein MFLSDVDIVKAVEAEEITLEPFDKARLQPASYDILLGNKFVVNDEHATHMVDPARKIYAKTREIEVEDGGEFVLHPGVSVLGISKEYFGSNHYLVQVGGKSSLARVGLMIHNTAGLINPGHFLHITFELCNLNNVPIILRPGMEIAQLTFSKLSSKPNGNYANEARGKDNWGSNFSGRDLMDDKK; this is encoded by the coding sequence ATGTTTCTTTCTGACGTCGATATCGTAAAAGCCGTTGAAGCAGAAGAGATCACACTCGAGCCGTTTGATAAGGCACGCTTGCAGCCAGCGAGTTATGACATTTTGCTCGGGAATAAGTTTGTGGTGAACGATGAACATGCCACGCACATGGTCGACCCAGCACGAAAGATCTACGCCAAGACACGTGAGATCGAAGTGGAAGATGGTGGTGAGTTTGTACTGCATCCTGGTGTGTCAGTGCTTGGTATCTCTAAAGAATACTTTGGTTCCAATCATTACCTCGTACAGGTGGGAGGGAAGTCTTCGCTCGCGCGCGTAGGACTTATGATCCACAACACGGCTGGTCTCATCAATCCCGGACATTTCCTTCACATCACCTTTGAACTCTGCAACCTCAACAACGTACCGATCATTTTGCGTCCGGGAATGGAGATCGCGCAGCTGACGTTTTCAAAACTTTCTAGCAAGCCAAATGGAAACTACGCCAACGAAGCACGAGGCAAGGATAATTGGGGGAGCAACTTTAGTGGCCGAGATTTAATGGATGATAAAAAATAG
- a CDS encoding CYTH domain-containing protein — protein sequence MSHFEIEVKSLLGEKERADALKQKMQELDPACACVSTNKQLNHYFEGGDIKQLFEKVQHLFTGEQLEKFETIAERGSDCSVRTRQRDNEVLLVVKASIDGGTSSNSIQRMEFEEPVSITLDELDALVQEAGYVYQAKWSREREEYAYKGANVCIDRNAGYGYLAEFEKIVPDAGEADAVRSELDSLMAELEVEELSQNRLARMFDFYNQNWPDYYGTDKTFIVE from the coding sequence ATGTCACACTTTGAAATCGAGGTTAAGTCACTTCTTGGCGAAAAAGAGCGCGCCGACGCACTGAAGCAAAAGATGCAGGAGCTTGACCCGGCTTGTGCATGTGTATCGACCAACAAGCAGCTCAATCATTATTTTGAGGGCGGTGATATCAAGCAGTTGTTTGAAAAAGTACAGCATCTATTCACTGGTGAACAGCTTGAGAAGTTTGAGACGATCGCAGAGAGAGGTAGTGACTGTTCGGTACGTACCCGTCAGCGTGATAATGAGGTGTTGCTTGTGGTGAAGGCTTCGATCGATGGTGGGACAAGCTCAAACAGCATACAGCGCATGGAGTTTGAAGAACCAGTTTCGATCACCCTCGATGAGCTCGATGCTTTGGTGCAAGAGGCTGGCTATGTCTACCAAGCCAAGTGGTCGCGCGAACGAGAAGAGTACGCATACAAAGGAGCGAATGTGTGCATCGACCGTAATGCTGGCTACGGGTACCTGGCAGAGTTTGAAAAGATCGTGCCGGACGCGGGCGAGGCGGATGCGGTACGAAGTGAACTTGATAGTTTGATGGCAGAGCTCGAAGTTGAAGAGCTAAGTCAAAACCGCCTCGCCCGCATGTTCGACTTCTACAACCAAAACTGGCCCGACTACTACGGCACTGATAAGACCTTCATTGTTGAATGA
- a CDS encoding dihydrofolate reductase: MQTAPIVIVSGMSKKDRAIGYQNQLLWHVPADLKRFKTLTMGHPIIMGRKTFESILEILGKPLPGRTNIVITRDTDYHYEGAKVAHSLEEAIEVAQSENPTEIHIGGGAQLYEQALPLTSRLHITWYLDEKEGDAFFPAFEDEFEIDTEHPAQEFEGVAYQWVDYVRKSS, encoded by the coding sequence ATGCAAACCGCACCCATCGTGATCGTCTCCGGCATGAGCAAAAAAGATCGTGCTATTGGCTATCAAAATCAGCTCCTCTGGCATGTGCCCGCTGACCTCAAACGCTTCAAGACACTTACCATGGGCCACCCCATCATCATGGGTCGCAAGACCTTTGAGTCTATTCTTGAAATTCTCGGGAAACCACTACCTGGAAGAACAAACATTGTGATCACTCGTGACACTGACTATCATTACGAAGGAGCCAAAGTAGCCCACTCGCTCGAGGAAGCAATTGAGGTCGCTCAGTCCGAGAACCCAACCGAGATCCATATCGGTGGCGGCGCCCAGCTATATGAACAAGCCCTGCCACTAACATCGCGACTGCATATCACTTGGTACTTAGACGAAAAAGAAGGCGATGCCTTCTTCCCTGCTTTTGAGGACGAATTTGAGATCGATACCGAACACCCGGCACAAGAGTTTGAAGGAGTTGCGTACCAGTGGGTAGACTACGTCAGAAAGTCTTCGTAG
- a CDS encoding coenzyme F420-0:L-glutamate ligase gives MQIIGIKTRVLQPPKDDLFSVLDESLTDVQEGDVVCVSSKVVAINEGRCVAKEVFDKEAHIAAEAQVMIPRPYWHAPLTITNNVFVSSAGVDQSNSDGYYTLLPQDPFVSAEAVYTYLKKRFNLKNIGVIITDSRSEPCRFGAVGAAIGFWGVSPLHDHIGREDLFGRKIRVERSNIVDGIAAAAVVVMGEVDECTPVAIVRAVPDLRFAEGNQRDQLFCPFAEDTFRVLYEDFLT, from the coding sequence ATGCAAATTATTGGTATCAAGACGCGAGTGCTCCAGCCACCCAAGGACGATCTGTTTTCGGTGCTTGATGAGAGCCTGACTGATGTCCAAGAAGGGGATGTTGTCTGTGTCTCTTCAAAAGTGGTTGCGATCAATGAAGGGCGTTGTGTGGCAAAGGAAGTGTTTGATAAGGAGGCACACATTGCCGCCGAAGCGCAGGTGATGATCCCTCGTCCGTACTGGCACGCGCCGCTCACGATCACCAATAATGTCTTTGTCTCAAGTGCAGGAGTGGATCAGAGCAATAGTGATGGCTACTATACGCTGCTACCTCAGGATCCCTTTGTGAGCGCAGAGGCGGTATATACGTATCTCAAGAAACGTTTCAATCTTAAGAACATTGGTGTGATCATTACCGACTCACGTTCTGAACCATGCCGCTTTGGCGCCGTTGGTGCTGCGATCGGCTTCTGGGGGGTCAGTCCGCTCCATGATCATATTGGTCGTGAAGACCTCTTCGGACGTAAGATACGAGTGGAGCGTTCGAATATCGTCGATGGTATTGCGGCTGCAGCAGTCGTGGTGATGGGAGAAGTCGATGAGTGCACGCCAGTGGCAATTGTGCGAGCAGTGCCGGATCTTAGATTCGCAGAAGGGAATCAGCGCGACCAGTTATTTTGCCCATTTGCGGAAGACACCTTTCGCGTGCTCTACGAAGACTTTCTGACGTAG
- the rplK gene encoding 50S ribosomal protein L11, producing the protein MAKQLIKQVKVQAIGGKATPAPPLGPVLGQAGINIGEFVNQFNEQTRERMGEVVPCVINVYDDRSFDFVVKVSPMSRLILKKIGKQSGSGKNTVSQAGTITKAQVREVAEEKMPDLNAASIEAAMKTVEGTCYSMGVKVVD; encoded by the coding sequence ATGGCAAAACAGCTAATCAAGCAGGTAAAAGTGCAGGCGATTGGTGGAAAGGCTACGCCAGCTCCACCACTTGGTCCGGTACTTGGTCAGGCGGGTATCAACATCGGTGAATTCGTAAACCAGTTCAATGAGCAAACTCGTGAGCGTATGGGCGAAGTGGTCCCTTGTGTGATCAATGTCTATGACGATCGAAGTTTTGATTTCGTGGTAAAGGTATCACCAATGTCACGCCTTATCCTTAAGAAGATCGGCAAGCAGAGCGGTTCTGGAAAGAACACTGTCTCTCAGGCTGGTACGATCACCAAAGCGCAAGTGCGTGAGGTGGCAGAGGAAAAGATGCCAGACCTCAACGCTGCTTCTATCGAAGCTGCAATGAAGACGGTAGAGGGTACTTGTTACTCAATGGGAGTAAAGGTGGTTGATTAA
- the nusG gene encoding transcription termination/antitermination factor NusG, translating to MAKQQNTGERHWYAIHTYSGYENAVARNLKQRIDSLNMNDKIFAVVVPTEKKIRVKGGKRVTEEERIYPGYVLVDMIVDDESWFVVRNTPRVTGFVGSGTQPVPLSEAEYNSLMRQMESDTVKHKVDLSIGDLVLIADGPFKDLEGKVGEVDEASGKVKVLVSMFGRETPVELDFLQVKRV from the coding sequence ATGGCTAAACAACAGAACACTGGTGAGCGTCACTGGTACGCCATTCACACATACTCTGGGTACGAGAATGCGGTAGCGCGTAACCTCAAGCAGCGTATTGATTCGCTCAACATGAACGACAAGATCTTCGCCGTGGTGGTGCCAACCGAAAAGAAGATCCGTGTGAAGGGAGGGAAGCGAGTGACCGAAGAAGAGCGCATCTACCCTGGATACGTACTCGTAGACATGATCGTAGACGATGAATCGTGGTTCGTGGTTCGAAACACTCCTCGCGTAACCGGATTCGTTGGTAGTGGTACCCAGCCAGTGCCACTCTCAGAAGCTGAGTACAACTCACTCATGCGCCAGATGGAAAGTGATACGGTGAAACATAAGGTAGATCTTTCAATTGGTGACCTCGTACTGATCGCTGATGGTCCATTTAAAGATCTGGAAGGGAAGGTCGGTGAGGTTGATGAAGCAAGTGGAAAGGTGAAGGTGCTCGTGAGCATGTTTGGTCGCGAGACGCCAGTTGAATTAGACTTTTTGCAGGTTAAGCGAGTGTAA
- the secE gene encoding preprotein translocase subunit SecE, which yields MSSLIQYFRNTAAELKQVSWPTQHQAMMYTILVIIISVAVSLFTGAFDFIFSELVKMVVN from the coding sequence ATGTCTTCACTTATTCAATATTTTCGCAATACCGCAGCTGAACTCAAGCAGGTATCGTGGCCAACTCAGCACCAGGCAATGATGTACACCATTTTGGTGATCATCATCTCTGTTGCAGTGTCACTCTTTACTGGCGCATTCGATTTCATCTTCTCAGAATTGGTGAAGATGGTTGTTAACTAG
- a CDS encoding SIMPL domain-containing protein (The SIMPL domain is named for its presence in mouse protein SIMPL (signalling molecule that associates with mouse pelle-like kinase). Bacterial member BP26, from Brucella, was shown to assemble into a channel-like structure, while YggE from E. coli has been associated with resistance to oxidative stress.), with protein sequence MNDGFFNAMHTRVLGMLVLLMAVLALFSYAILNFAKVDFLNPAPATIQVMGEGEVEAKPDLGQFTFSVTAQGETAAEAQEISGTKINDILAYLREQEIEDKDVKVQNYNLYPRWRYEERLCPVGSYCPPGERVEDGYEATQSVTVRVRQTDKAGALIAGVGERGATNISDLRFTIDEPEAIQAEARALAIADAQAKAEVLAAQLGVEIVRLSGYSENGGYAPMFYQSRAMAMDDMAEEAGFGGAEMPVGEETTTAQVTLVYQVR encoded by the coding sequence ATGAACGATGGTTTTTTTAACGCAATGCATACTCGTGTATTAGGTATGCTTGTGTTGCTTATGGCAGTGCTTGCATTGTTTTCGTATGCAATACTGAACTTTGCAAAAGTTGATTTCTTGAATCCAGCCCCGGCTACTATTCAGGTGATGGGTGAGGGTGAGGTTGAAGCGAAGCCAGATCTTGGCCAGTTTACTTTTTCAGTCACTGCTCAAGGAGAGACAGCTGCTGAAGCACAAGAAATTTCTGGTACAAAAATCAATGATATTTTGGCTTACCTGCGGGAGCAAGAAATTGAGGATAAGGATGTTAAGGTACAAAACTACAATTTGTACCCTCGCTGGCGCTATGAAGAACGTTTGTGTCCAGTTGGATCATATTGTCCTCCAGGTGAGCGCGTAGAAGATGGGTATGAGGCGACTCAGTCAGTAACAGTTAGAGTTCGTCAGACCGATAAGGCTGGTGCGCTCATCGCTGGTGTTGGTGAACGTGGAGCTACTAACATTAGTGATTTACGATTCACAATCGATGAGCCAGAAGCGATCCAAGCAGAAGCACGAGCACTTGCTATTGCTGATGCGCAAGCAAAGGCAGAAGTATTAGCGGCTCAGCTTGGGGTAGAGATCGTACGATTGTCTGGCTACTCTGAGAATGGTGGATATGCGCCGATGTTCTACCAGTCACGCGCAATGGCTATGGATGATATGGCGGAAGAGGCTGGTTTTGGTGGGGCTGAGATGCCGGTTGGGGAAGAGACTACGACTGCTCAGGTGACCTTGGTGTACCAGGTTCGGTAA
- a CDS encoding matrixin family metalloprotease — protein sequence MRVQFFIALLIVFFGVGVYWYQSAAAVCPVPLSYRLGTLDPSFELSEEAALTQIAAAEAVWEEAVGRDLFQYDPSAAFPVNFVFDERQAAADSEAAQRAALDAQREKNDEVLATVAQLQSEYESLKKNYENRAAEYESRLARYNAEVTKYNDRGGAPPEVFETLEEERVALSKSADQLSTTATELNSLANRINELSERGNQLVSSYNQGVARYNQQFGFEREFTQGDYQLDEINIYKFSSEAELVTVLAHEFGHALGIDHVEGESSLMYYLLEENSSTPTLSADDLAAYYTVCGYEESFGQSVRRVIREKLAAF from the coding sequence ATGCGTGTCCAATTTTTCATCGCACTCCTGATCGTCTTCTTTGGTGTGGGGGTGTACTGGTATCAGTCAGCAGCGGCAGTGTGCCCGGTGCCGCTTTCCTATCGACTGGGGACACTCGATCCATCGTTTGAGTTGTCTGAAGAAGCTGCTTTGACGCAGATAGCTGCTGCCGAAGCTGTGTGGGAAGAAGCGGTAGGGCGAGACTTGTTCCAGTATGATCCTAGTGCGGCCTTTCCGGTAAACTTTGTATTTGATGAGCGACAGGCGGCAGCTGATTCAGAAGCGGCACAACGAGCAGCGCTCGATGCACAACGGGAGAAGAATGATGAGGTCTTGGCGACCGTCGCACAGCTACAGTCTGAATATGAGTCGCTAAAGAAAAATTACGAGAATCGAGCGGCTGAGTATGAGTCGCGCCTGGCTCGTTACAATGCTGAAGTAACGAAGTATAACGATCGTGGGGGAGCGCCGCCAGAGGTATTCGAGACGCTTGAGGAGGAACGTGTTGCATTAAGTAAATCTGCTGATCAGTTGTCTACCACTGCAACCGAACTAAACTCACTTGCAAATCGTATCAATGAGCTTAGTGAACGAGGGAATCAGCTTGTCTCTTCGTACAATCAGGGCGTTGCTCGGTACAATCAGCAATTCGGATTTGAGCGAGAATTCACGCAAGGAGACTATCAGCTTGATGAAATAAACATCTACAAGTTCTCATCAGAAGCTGAGCTGGTGACGGTGTTGGCACATGAATTTGGCCATGCACTTGGTATCGATCATGTTGAAGGAGAGTCATCCCTCATGTACTATTTACTTGAAGAAAATAGCTCGACACCGACCTTGTCGGCAGATGATCTGGCAGCATACTATACAGTATGTGGGTATGAAGAATCGTTTGGCCAATCAGTGCGGCGAGTGATCAGGGAGAAGTTAGCAGCATTTTAA
- a CDS encoding pyridoxamine 5'-phosphate oxidase family protein has translation MKKKLQEVIMGAQSMVLATTGPHGINVVPVSVWQLIGNELFLYDFFMHKTKENVQTDEAVAVACWRDFVGVQLKGIATYETHGPAYEAAIIQMKERFPDRTLHGLIRVTLTEVYDVAPGANTENILG, from the coding sequence ATGAAGAAAAAACTCCAAGAAGTGATCATGGGGGCGCAGTCGATGGTGTTGGCGACTACTGGTCCGCACGGGATCAATGTGGTGCCCGTCTCGGTGTGGCAGCTGATCGGAAATGAATTGTTTCTGTATGATTTTTTTATGCACAAGACCAAAGAAAATGTGCAGACCGACGAAGCGGTAGCAGTCGCCTGTTGGCGAGATTTTGTTGGCGTGCAACTGAAGGGGATTGCAACGTATGAAACACATGGGCCAGCCTATGAAGCAGCGATCATTCAAATGAAAGAGCGCTTTCCTGATCGAACCTTGCACGGGTTGATCCGAGTGACTTTGACTGAGGTGTACGATGTGGCGCCAGGAGCCAATACTGAAAATATCTTGGGGTAG